In the Pseudomonas sp. DTU_2021_1001937_2_SI_NGA_ILE_001 genome, one interval contains:
- a CDS encoding flavin reductase family protein, whose translation MLPVELEKAYRLLNHGPTVLVSASHAGTDNVMAAAWACALDFDPPKVSVVLDKIAATRRLVEESGHFALQVPNLAQLQLTQAVGSRSLADTPDKLQQCGVELLRMDGFDTPLVAGCSAWLVCKVIPEPHNQQTYDLFIGEVVGAWADERVFRDGHWRFEEAGPQWRSLHYIAGGHYYAIGDPADAE comes from the coding sequence ATGCTCCCCGTCGAACTGGAAAAAGCCTACCGCCTGCTCAACCATGGTCCTACCGTACTGGTCTCAGCCAGTCATGCCGGTACCGATAACGTCATGGCCGCCGCCTGGGCCTGCGCCCTGGATTTCGACCCGCCCAAAGTCAGCGTGGTGCTGGACAAGATCGCCGCGACTCGGCGTCTGGTGGAGGAGAGCGGCCATTTCGCCCTGCAGGTGCCGAACCTGGCGCAGTTGCAGCTGACCCAGGCGGTGGGCAGCCGCAGCCTGGCCGACACGCCGGACAAGCTGCAACAGTGTGGGGTGGAGCTGCTGCGCATGGACGGTTTTGACACCCCGCTGGTGGCCGGCTGCTCAGCCTGGCTGGTGTGCAAGGTGATCCCCGAACCGCACAACCAGCAGACCTACGACCTGTTCATCGGCGAGGTGGTGGGCGCCTGGGCCGACGAGCGAGTGTTTCGCGACGGCCACTGGCGCTTCGAAGAAGCCGGCCCCCAGTGGCGCAGCCTGCACTACATTGCCGGCGGGCATTACTACGCCATTGGCGATCCTGCAGACGCCGAATAA